A genomic segment from Nicotiana tabacum cultivar K326 chromosome 9, ASM71507v2, whole genome shotgun sequence encodes:
- the LOC142163860 gene encoding uncharacterized protein LOC142163860, translating into MYGHALKDMKPALQQVHHKWQDQIELLEKYTLTLQITKVIWEYPSPGWVKVNTYGASRGNLGRSDIGFVLRNEGTNTEAEEKAVLEAMRYCVEHDYILIELHIDSILIKNVVNGEWSIPWCVAEYVEEIKELIARCNVTVAHTLRERNSLADHLANYALEFGSIEAHCFWELDIQGRRIVNNDKLQCPYLRIRVARN; encoded by the exons ATGTATGGGCATGCTTTGAAGGACAT GAAACCTGCCCTTCAGCAAGTCCATCACAAATGGCAAGACCAGATTGAGCTGCTGGAGAAATACACACTAACGTTACAGATTACTAAGGTTATATGGGAGTATCCAAGCCCAGGGTGGGTGAAGGTCAACACATATGGGGCTTCTAGGGGCAATCTTGGGAGAAGTGATATTGGCTTTGTGCTGAGAAATGAGGGGACCAATACAGAAGCAGAAGAAAAGGCAGTTTTGGAGGCTATGAGGTACTGTGTAGAACATGACTACATTCTTATTGAGTTGCACATAGATTCAATATTGATAAAAAATGTTGTGAATGGAGAGTGGTCTATCCCTTGGTGTGTGGCTGAATATGTGGAGGAAATTAAGGAACTCATAGCACGATGCAATGTAACTGTGGCTCATACACTAAGGGAGAGAAATAGTTTGGCTGACCATCTAGCTAACTATGCATTAGAGTTTGGATCTATTGAGGCACACTGTTTTTGGGAGCTAGATATACAGGGGAGGAGGATAGTGAATAATGACAAACTACAATGCCCTTATCTAAGAATAAGAGTTGCAAGAAATTAG